The following are encoded together in the Adhaeribacter arboris genome:
- the smc gene encoding chromosome segregation protein SMC: protein MQVSKLEIKGFKSFGDKVTIHFNEGITGIVGPNGCGKSNIVDAIRWVLGEQKTRNLRSEKMENVIFNGSKNRKPQQLAEVSLTFDNNKNILPTEYSQVTVTRRYFRNGDSEYLLNNVTCRLKDITDLFLDTGIGSDSYAIIELKMVDEILNDKENSRRTLFEEAAGISKFKVRKKQTLKKLEETDADLERVEDVLFEIAKNLKSLERQAKVYERYSRLKEEYKTFSLEYARRNIAQHLQTLDRLETDLHKEADQKLNFAKELEELENALFEQKTILNLIQEQLAGEQRNLNEQTTKIRQLENDLKLKSERINYLKERLRTLHQQINIDSVALTQSQESIVQLHEEIEELQTQYAGAEQQVSLSRRELEQANQHKTVIQNTTQELTNQQRAKQNTVFQLRKDMEITQMQIVNLTNEMERITQAQQNDQQNADKYRTELTDLEESLTQKNNELANLQEQEEQLRADISQSETDIQTLRTQLQEVNRKTDAKKNQYNLTKSLVENLEGFPEAIKFLYKSKNWQKPAPLLSDLIVCDQEYKALIESYLEPYMNFFVVETVEDALEAIQLLNNQNKGRANFIILAEMEDLEASPTASTPKYKAAYEVVSAEEKYHNLVRYILQEVYISHDSTPDFYSQDNRTFILKDGSVIKKPLSISGGSVGLFDGNRIGRKQNLENLAQELQQLMQDAELLKVKINTQQQVLLNYQNATQQSTIKQLEKNISGWQQELVAVRVRHEQHELLKANSQNKVQELTSQLKDLRYKSYELGPQVETEQQELKRLENEIQAFSESLTRQNEVIQNITTLYNQENIKYHQLKNRLGSVQQEINYKQKSFETNSARLRAQEEELGSAEEEIYILEEFIQENSALLDEFNIERQKIAQNLDQVEKEFFTVRGEIDLKDKNIRELQRKRQNADEIVASVQQAANETKIKLVAVRERLLAEFTISEEEIMQTSGATLDLPTDELNKQIAEIKIKLDNVGPVNPTAAQAYDEINERHNFIKIQREDLFQAKEALLQTINEIDTVAKQKYLDSFEMIKNNFVRVFQSLFSEDDSCDLVIADPANPLESKIEIIARPKGKRPLTINQLSGGEKTLTAISLLFAIYLLKPAPFCIFDEVDAPLDDANIDKFNNIVKKFSGESQFIVVTHNKRTMVSTDIIYGVTMLEPGVSRVIPVDLRQLA, encoded by the coding sequence ATGCAAGTATCCAAATTAGAAATTAAAGGTTTTAAAAGCTTCGGCGATAAAGTAACAATCCATTTTAACGAAGGTATTACCGGGATTGTAGGCCCGAATGGCTGCGGTAAATCTAACATTGTAGATGCCATCCGGTGGGTATTAGGTGAGCAGAAAACCCGAAATCTGCGCTCCGAAAAAATGGAAAACGTTATTTTTAACGGCTCCAAAAATCGCAAACCCCAGCAACTTGCCGAAGTATCGCTGACCTTCGATAACAATAAAAATATTTTACCCACTGAGTACTCCCAGGTTACCGTTACACGGCGTTATTTCCGGAACGGCGATAGCGAATATTTGCTTAACAACGTAACCTGCCGGCTCAAAGATATTACCGATTTGTTCCTGGATACGGGTATTGGTTCGGATTCATATGCCATTATTGAATTGAAAATGGTGGATGAAATTTTGAACGACAAAGAAAACTCGCGTCGTACTTTATTCGAGGAAGCCGCCGGAATATCTAAATTTAAAGTCCGGAAAAAGCAAACTTTAAAAAAGCTCGAAGAAACCGATGCCGATTTAGAACGGGTAGAAGACGTACTTTTTGAAATTGCGAAAAACCTGAAATCACTGGAACGGCAGGCGAAGGTTTATGAGCGCTATTCCCGCTTAAAGGAAGAATATAAAACCTTTAGTCTGGAGTATGCTCGTCGTAACATTGCTCAACATTTACAGACTTTAGATCGTCTGGAAACAGATTTACACAAAGAAGCTGACCAAAAATTAAATTTTGCTAAGGAACTGGAGGAACTTGAAAATGCCTTGTTCGAGCAGAAAACAATTCTAAATCTGATCCAGGAGCAATTGGCTGGTGAACAGCGCAATTTAAACGAGCAAACAACTAAAATCCGGCAACTTGAAAACGATTTAAAATTAAAATCGGAACGCATCAATTACCTGAAAGAGCGTTTGCGCACCCTTCATCAGCAGATAAATATTGATTCGGTTGCCCTTACTCAATCCCAGGAAAGTATTGTCCAGTTGCACGAAGAAATCGAAGAGCTACAAACTCAATACGCCGGGGCCGAACAGCAGGTAAGTTTATCGCGCCGCGAACTGGAACAAGCCAATCAGCACAAGACGGTTATTCAAAATACGACCCAGGAATTAACTAATCAACAGCGAGCCAAGCAAAACACGGTTTTCCAGCTCCGGAAGGATATGGAAATTACCCAAATGCAAATCGTAAACCTCACCAACGAAATGGAACGGATTACCCAGGCTCAGCAAAACGACCAGCAAAACGCCGATAAATACCGCACCGAACTGACTGATTTAGAAGAAAGTCTTACTCAGAAAAATAACGAACTGGCGAATTTACAAGAGCAGGAAGAGCAACTACGCGCCGATATTTCCCAATCCGAAACGGATATTCAAACCCTCCGGACCCAGTTACAGGAAGTTAACCGTAAAACAGACGCGAAGAAAAATCAATATAATTTAACTAAATCATTGGTTGAAAACCTGGAAGGCTTTCCGGAGGCGATTAAGTTTTTATACAAATCGAAAAACTGGCAAAAGCCGGCGCCGCTCCTCTCCGACCTGATAGTGTGCGACCAAGAATACAAAGCATTAATTGAAAGTTACTTGGAGCCCTACATGAATTTTTTTGTGGTGGAAACGGTAGAGGACGCACTAGAGGCCATTCAATTACTGAACAACCAAAACAAAGGCCGGGCTAATTTTATTATTCTGGCTGAAATGGAAGATTTAGAAGCTTCTCCCACTGCATCGACCCCCAAATACAAAGCAGCTTACGAAGTGGTTTCGGCGGAGGAAAAATACCACAACCTGGTGCGGTACATTTTGCAGGAAGTGTATATTTCCCACGATTCTACCCCTGATTTTTACAGCCAGGATAACCGGACATTTATTTTAAAAGATGGTTCTGTTATAAAAAAACCTTTGAGTATTTCGGGCGGTTCGGTGGGATTATTTGATGGTAACCGGATTGGCCGCAAGCAAAACCTGGAAAACCTGGCTCAGGAATTACAGCAACTAATGCAGGATGCGGAGTTGTTAAAGGTAAAAATTAATACCCAGCAACAAGTTTTATTAAACTACCAAAACGCTACCCAGCAAAGCACTATTAAGCAATTAGAAAAAAATATTTCTGGCTGGCAACAGGAATTGGTAGCCGTTCGCGTCCGGCACGAACAGCACGAACTTTTGAAAGCAAACAGCCAGAACAAAGTGCAGGAATTAACCAGTCAGTTAAAGGACTTACGCTATAAAAGTTACGAATTAGGGCCGCAGGTAGAAACCGAACAGCAAGAATTAAAACGACTGGAGAATGAAATTCAAGCCTTTAGCGAATCTTTAACGCGGCAGAACGAGGTAATTCAAAATATAACCACCCTCTATAACCAGGAAAACATTAAATATCACCAGCTTAAAAACCGACTAGGCAGTGTACAGCAGGAAATAAATTACAAGCAAAAATCTTTTGAAACCAATTCGGCCCGTTTAAGAGCCCAGGAAGAAGAACTTGGTAGCGCGGAAGAAGAAATTTACATTTTAGAAGAGTTTATCCAGGAAAATTCAGCTTTACTCGATGAGTTCAATATTGAGCGCCAAAAAATTGCGCAAAATTTGGATCAGGTGGAAAAAGAATTTTTTACCGTTCGGGGCGAGATTGATTTGAAAGACAAAAACATCCGTGAACTGCAACGCAAGCGCCAGAATGCCGACGAAATTGTTGCTAGCGTACAACAAGCTGCCAACGAAACTAAAATCAAATTAGTGGCCGTGCGCGAACGCTTACTAGCGGAGTTTACTATTTCGGAGGAAGAAATTATGCAAACTTCGGGGGCAACACTTGACTTGCCAACAGACGAGCTAAACAAGCAAATTGCCGAAATTAAAATTAAACTGGATAATGTGGGGCCGGTAAATCCAACGGCCGCCCAAGCCTACGACGAAATAAACGAACGGCACAACTTTATTAAAATCCAACGCGAGGACTTATTTCAGGCCAAGGAAGCTTTGCTGCAAACCATAAATGAAATTGATACAGTGGCGAAACAAAAATACCTGGATTCTTTTGAAATGATCAAGAATAACTTTGTCCGGGTTTTTCAATCGTTGTTTTCCGAGGATGATTCCTGCGACCTGGTTATTGCCGACCCAGCTAACCCGTTGGAATCTAAAATTGAAATTATAGCCCGGCCCAAAGGCAAACGGCCTTTAACTATAAACCAGTTATCCGGTGGAGAAAAAACCTTAACGGCTATATCGCTTTTATTTGCCATTTACCTGTTAAAACCGGCTCCATTCTGTATTTTTGATGAGGTAGATGCTCCGCTGGACGATGCGAACATTGATAAGTTTAACAACATTGTAAAGAAATTTTCCGGTGAATCCCAGTTTATCGTAGTTACCCATAACAAACGCACCATGGTATCTACAGATATTATTTACGGCGTAACCATGTTGGAGCCCGGTGTATCGCGGGTTATTCCGGTAGATTTGCGACAACTGGCCTGA
- a CDS encoding glycoside hydrolase family 16 protein: MIVSKNKLVLTGFILLGSISVYAQATKIKSAQPKASNQKVVFFDDFSGSKLDRSKWNVVVTGFHVNNEQQAYVDSSATLYISHKTEAAGANKGVLVIEPKYSPGFVTKDGKKFDFLSGRMDTRKKVEFQYGTASARMKLPEGAGFWPAFWAMGDGKWPDIGEIDIMENVGEPDWTGIALHGPGYSGETPLVNKGFLKPGNDITKWHVYSVDWTKDSLVFKVDDAIVYRATRPMVEHYGKWSFDNPKYLIVNLALGGAYPFKTNGVKTPYNGIPEATVQKIKDGQGKVLVDWVKVTKR, translated from the coding sequence ATGATTGTATCCAAAAATAAATTAGTTCTTACCGGTTTCATTTTATTAGGTTCCATATCGGTTTATGCCCAAGCAACAAAAATTAAATCCGCCCAGCCAAAAGCTAGTAACCAGAAAGTCGTCTTTTTTGATGATTTTTCGGGTTCTAAACTTGATCGCTCGAAGTGGAATGTAGTTGTAACCGGGTTTCACGTTAATAACGAACAGCAAGCCTACGTAGATTCTTCCGCTACCCTTTATATATCGCATAAAACAGAAGCTGCCGGAGCGAATAAAGGAGTGCTGGTGATTGAGCCTAAATATAGTCCGGGATTTGTAACGAAAGACGGAAAAAAGTTTGATTTTCTTTCGGGACGGATGGATACCCGCAAAAAAGTAGAATTTCAGTACGGTACAGCCTCGGCCCGCATGAAATTACCGGAAGGGGCAGGATTTTGGCCGGCTTTCTGGGCCATGGGAGACGGAAAATGGCCCGACATTGGGGAAATAGACATTATGGAAAATGTGGGCGAACCGGACTGGACCGGCATAGCCTTGCACGGTCCGGGTTATTCCGGCGAAACTCCGCTGGTGAACAAAGGGTTTTTAAAACCCGGTAACGACATTACCAAATGGCACGTTTACTCGGTAGATTGGACCAAAGATTCCTTGGTATTTAAGGTAGATGATGCAATTGTGTACCGGGCTACCCGCCCCATGGTGGAACATTACGGTAAATGGTCTTTCGACAATCCTAAATACTTGATCGTTAACCTGGCTTTAGGCGGGGCCTACCCTTTTAAAACCAACGGCGTGAAAACTCCTTATAATGGCATTCCGGAAGCCACCGTTCAGAAGATTAAAGATGGCCAGGGCAAAGTTCTAGTGGATTGGGTAAAAGTAACGAAGCGGTAA
- a CDS encoding MFS transporter produces MPRIKMGNYRWVIVGLLFTATTINYLDRQIIGLLKPTLEKEFNWTETDFARIVMAFTAAYAIGLLVSGRVIDKIGTKLGYTITVVVWSVAAMLHAIARSAFGFGIARLGLGVGEAGNFPAAMKAVAEWFPKSERAKATGIFNAGTSIGVVMALLIVPWILRYYGWQEVFWITGALGFVWLIFWLVFYEVPSRQKRLSTAELNYITSGQDLETNIQSDAGSIKWYKLFTFPQTWAFITGKGLIDPIFWFFLFWLPSYFASTFHLDLKKPSLPLMIIYAATTVGSIGGGYFSSYLIKRGMPTLKARKTALFIFAILELAIILAQFATDVWVAVGLISLAVAVHQAWATNVFTTASDMFPKEAVSSVVGIGGMAGAVGGIFFPILVGYLLDSYKAQGNISAGYNLLFTICGFTYLTAWIIIHLLTRKAKQVEAYQLA; encoded by the coding sequence ATGCCGCGTATTAAAATGGGGAACTACCGCTGGGTTATAGTAGGACTATTATTTACGGCTACTACCATTAATTACCTGGACCGCCAAATAATTGGTTTATTAAAGCCTACTCTCGAAAAAGAATTTAACTGGACGGAAACTGATTTTGCCCGCATTGTAATGGCTTTTACGGCCGCTTATGCTATTGGTCTCTTAGTTTCGGGGCGGGTAATAGATAAAATTGGTACCAAGCTAGGTTACACTATTACCGTGGTGGTATGGAGCGTTGCCGCAATGCTGCATGCCATTGCCCGCAGTGCGTTTGGGTTTGGTATAGCCCGGTTGGGTTTGGGTGTTGGCGAAGCCGGAAATTTTCCGGCGGCCATGAAAGCCGTAGCCGAGTGGTTTCCGAAGAGTGAAAGAGCAAAAGCCACCGGTATTTTTAATGCCGGCACCAGCATTGGCGTAGTAATGGCTTTATTAATTGTACCTTGGATTTTAAGATATTACGGTTGGCAGGAAGTTTTTTGGATTACGGGGGCATTAGGTTTTGTTTGGTTGATTTTCTGGTTAGTTTTTTACGAAGTACCTTCCCGGCAGAAACGTTTATCCACCGCTGAGTTAAACTATATTACTTCCGGACAAGATCTGGAAACTAATATTCAGTCGGATGCCGGTTCTATTAAATGGTATAAATTATTTACTTTCCCGCAAACCTGGGCCTTTATTACCGGCAAAGGCCTAATCGATCCTATTTTCTGGTTTTTCTTGTTCTGGCTGCCCTCTTATTTTGCCTCTACTTTTCATTTAGATTTAAAAAAACCAAGTCTGCCTTTAATGATAATCTATGCGGCTACTACGGTTGGTAGCATTGGCGGGGGTTACTTTTCATCGTACCTGATAAAACGGGGAATGCCTACTTTAAAAGCTCGGAAAACCGCTTTATTTATTTTTGCCATTTTAGAATTAGCCATTATTCTGGCTCAGTTCGCGACGGATGTATGGGTGGCCGTAGGATTAATTAGTTTAGCGGTGGCGGTACACCAGGCCTGGGCCACCAACGTTTTCACGACCGCTTCGGATATGTTCCCGAAAGAAGCCGTAAGTTCCGTGGTAGGCATTGGGGGCATGGCCGGAGCCGTAGGTGGTATTTTTTTTCCGATATTGGTAGGATATTTACTCGATAGTTATAAAGCGCAGGGTAATATTTCTGCGGGTTATAACTTGCTGTTTACCATTTGCGGCTTTACCTATTTAACCGCCTGGATTATTATCCATTTACTTACCCGCAAAGCGAAGCAGGTGGAGGCATACCAACTGGCTTAA
- a CDS encoding 2-dehydro-3-deoxygalactonokinase — MRNTLLCCDWGTSSLRLSWVNTQELQIIDEVSGQEGIASTYNAWKESTDKNISQKEFFLQKLQQQINVLATKLGVDLNNIPVVLSGMASSSIGLEELAYAEVPFALDGSKATVRSFEKQPEFSHETVLISGVRNQRDVMRGEETQLIGLVHLMNLPDSKQKEIVFVFPGTHSKHIQVQNNAIINFQTYMTGEFFNLIAQHSILKNSIKNPKQEKLTEADWEGFSRGVQESAKATILHTLFSVRTNQLFNHLTKAQNFFYLSGLLIGTELRSLQQKTVPQIVLSSGSNLYPFYQRAIEELQLTDQTLVVSPEIIDKAAMVGQVRIFEQQLTPI, encoded by the coding sequence ATGAGAAATACTTTACTATGCTGTGATTGGGGCACGTCTAGTTTGCGCTTAAGTTGGGTAAATACCCAGGAGTTGCAGATTATAGACGAAGTTTCCGGACAAGAAGGGATTGCCAGCACCTATAATGCCTGGAAAGAAAGTACGGATAAGAATATTTCGCAGAAAGAATTCTTTCTGCAGAAGTTACAGCAGCAAATTAATGTATTAGCTACTAAACTGGGAGTTGACTTAAATAATATTCCGGTGGTGTTATCGGGGATGGCATCTTCCTCCATTGGTCTGGAAGAACTTGCCTATGCAGAGGTGCCTTTTGCTTTAGATGGTAGTAAAGCTACTGTTAGGTCATTTGAGAAACAACCCGAATTTTCGCACGAAACCGTATTAATCTCAGGGGTCCGAAATCAACGCGATGTAATGCGGGGTGAAGAAACTCAGTTGATTGGCTTAGTGCATTTAATGAACTTGCCGGATAGCAAGCAAAAAGAAATAGTTTTTGTTTTTCCGGGTACTCATTCCAAGCACATCCAGGTACAAAACAACGCGATCATAAATTTTCAGACTTATATGACGGGTGAGTTTTTTAATTTAATAGCCCAGCACAGTATTTTAAAAAACTCCATTAAAAATCCAAAGCAAGAAAAGTTAACCGAGGCAGATTGGGAAGGTTTTAGTAGAGGAGTTCAGGAATCTGCCAAAGCTACTATTCTGCATACCTTATTTTCTGTCCGGACGAATCAACTATTTAACCACCTTACCAAAGCGCAAAATTTTTTTTATTTAAGTGGCTTATTGATTGGTACCGAATTAAGAAGCTTGCAACAAAAAACTGTGCCGCAAATAGTTTTAAGTAGCGGAAGTAATTTGTATCCTTTTTACCAAAGAGCCATAGAAGAACTGCAGTTAACGGACCAAACCCTTGTTGTTTCGCCGGAAATAATTGACAAAGCGGCCATGGTGGGGCAAGTCCGGATATTTGAGCAGCAGCTCACTCCTATCTGA
- a CDS encoding LacI family DNA-binding transcriptional regulator, whose translation MNKKVSLKDIAQQAGVSTALVSYVLSGKEKESRVGQEIASKIKEIAHKLNYQPNHLAKSLRSGKTHTIGLIIADISNPFFANIARIVEDEAKKFGYTVIIGSSDENSEKSWDLLNVLRHRQVDGFIIVSSENSQNQIYFLKEQHLPFVLLDRYFPEIQSDFVSINNFKAAYDAGLHLIKNGYRRIGFIGYKSELFHMQERIRGYQQALKENNLIAKKNWLKRVSIQQIEKEVRTSIDELMAADNAVEAIIFATYSLAVNGLKYLNELKLKVPADVAIVSFGQAEVFDLYYCPITYLHQPISDLGKTAVELLVKKLKNPEEGMRQVLMEAKLISRESSEAKS comes from the coding sequence GTGAACAAAAAAGTTTCTTTAAAGGACATAGCTCAACAAGCTGGGGTTTCTACAGCTTTAGTGTCTTATGTTTTAAGTGGGAAAGAAAAGGAAAGCCGGGTTGGACAAGAAATCGCTTCTAAAATTAAAGAAATTGCGCACAAATTAAATTACCAGCCCAACCACCTGGCTAAAAGTTTAAGGAGTGGAAAAACGCATACTATCGGTTTAATTATAGCGGATATTTCGAATCCGTTCTTTGCTAATATTGCCCGGATTGTAGAAGACGAAGCCAAAAAATTTGGGTATACCGTTATTATTGGCAGCTCCGACGAAAACTCGGAGAAATCCTGGGATTTGTTAAATGTTCTGCGCCATCGCCAGGTAGATGGTTTTATAATTGTATCCTCCGAAAATTCTCAAAATCAAATATATTTCTTAAAAGAACAACACCTACCTTTTGTTTTGCTGGACCGGTATTTTCCGGAGATTCAATCCGATTTTGTATCGATCAATAATTTTAAAGCAGCGTACGATGCCGGTTTACATTTAATTAAAAACGGCTACCGCCGGATTGGTTTTATTGGTTACAAATCTGAGCTTTTCCACATGCAGGAAAGAATCCGGGGATACCAGCAGGCTTTAAAGGAAAATAACCTGATCGCCAAAAAAAACTGGTTGAAAAGAGTTAGTATTCAGCAAATCGAGAAAGAGGTAAGAACTTCCATTGACGAGTTGATGGCTGCTGACAATGCCGTTGAAGCGATAATCTTTGCTACGTACAGCTTAGCGGTAAATGGTTTAAAGTACCTAAACGAATTAAAGTTAAAGGTGCCAGCCGATGTGGCCATTGTTAGTTTTGGCCAAGCGGAGGTATTTGATTTATATTATTGCCCCATTACCTATTTACACCAGCCCATTAGCGATTTAGGCAAAACCGCAGTAGAGTTATTAGTCAAAAAATTAAAGAATCCGGAAGAAGGAATGCGGCAGGTACTAATGGAAGCAAAATTAATAAGCCGGGAGTCTTCTGAAGCTAAAAGTTAA
- a CDS encoding mandelate racemase/muconate lactonizing enzyme family protein, with the protein MQRRHFLKSAMLGSAAMLVGFPLMKAEAASKMKITKIRYYSAPGYNKPLFNQARGIVEIETSGGIIGIGEGGSKDMIEQCAQMMIGEDPFRIEHIWQTLYRGMFYPPGREKLHALGALEMALWDIKGKALNVPVYELLGGATRDYVECYATGFRASKAKDEDQRARDCIEAGLRAYRIGPTGGNGDTPFDFYENAKKTIAFCQRIDAAVGGSGKWAIDLHTRFDTPEAIKICTALEQLEPFFVEDPIRSENPEVFKTLRPMLKVPLTVGEQFGDRWDINALIEQHLIDYSRVTLPNTGGITEFKKIVALAETHYVGMIPHFTGPLSTAALVHVLGSSSPIRAMVELAGGEPEKIPYFNEDYVNFKNGKLYLNPSPGLGVKFNPKKADFVMEITTNTKFPHPILHSPDGAVHNW; encoded by the coding sequence ATGCAAAGAAGACACTTCTTAAAGTCAGCTATGCTCGGTTCTGCGGCCATGTTGGTAGGTTTTCCTCTGATGAAAGCAGAAGCAGCATCGAAAATGAAAATAACGAAGATCCGGTATTACAGCGCTCCCGGCTATAACAAACCTTTGTTTAACCAGGCGCGAGGCATCGTGGAAATTGAAACCAGTGGTGGCATTATCGGCATTGGCGAAGGCGGTTCTAAAGATATGATTGAGCAATGCGCGCAAATGATGATCGGGGAAGATCCTTTTCGGATTGAACATATCTGGCAAACCTTGTACCGGGGCATGTTTTACCCACCCGGCCGGGAAAAGCTGCATGCTTTAGGTGCCTTGGAAATGGCGCTGTGGGATATTAAAGGTAAAGCCTTAAATGTACCAGTTTATGAGTTGCTCGGCGGCGCTACCCGCGATTACGTAGAATGTTATGCTACTGGTTTTCGGGCCTCCAAAGCCAAAGACGAAGACCAACGCGCCCGGGATTGTATTGAAGCCGGTTTACGCGCTTACCGAATTGGCCCCACCGGCGGCAATGGCGATACTCCTTTTGATTTTTACGAAAACGCGAAGAAAACCATTGCGTTTTGCCAAAGAATAGATGCCGCGGTGGGCGGTTCCGGCAAGTGGGCCATTGACTTACACACCCGTTTTGACACCCCCGAAGCTATAAAAATATGTACCGCGCTAGAACAATTAGAGCCTTTTTTTGTGGAGGATCCCATTCGTTCCGAAAATCCGGAGGTATTTAAAACGCTTCGCCCCATGCTCAAAGTACCTTTAACCGTAGGCGAACAATTTGGCGACCGTTGGGATATAAACGCTTTAATCGAACAGCATTTAATTGATTATTCCCGCGTTACCTTGCCCAATACCGGAGGTATTACTGAGTTTAAGAAAATTGTAGCCCTTGCCGAAACCCATTATGTGGGCATGATCCCGCATTTTACCGGGCCATTGTCTACGGCAGCTTTAGTGCATGTTTTAGGTTCGAGCAGCCCCATTCGCGCCATGGTAGAACTGGCGGGCGGGGAACCGGAAAAAATACCTTACTTCAACGAAGATTACGTAAATTTTAAAAATGGCAAGCTCTACCTCAATCCCAGTCCGGGTTTGGGAGTAAAGTTCAACCCTAAAAAAGCCGATTTTGTAATGGAGATTACCACTAATACCAAATTTCCGCATCCCATTCTGCATAGCCCGGATGGTGCCGTGCATAACTGGTAA